One genomic region from Leishmania braziliensis MHOM/BR/75/M2904 complete genome, chromosome 35 encodes:
- a CDS encoding putative small nuclear RNA gene activation protein (SNAP) 50, which translates to MTLRRIADEVANIPIAELRTVNEEPLASMPADAILEPGTKVRLPVVLDYPGSPYGMVLHLGSAEAQLQDCEVLLDSLVSSWEGEYGSHSLECLPPRKVCSQTEAVLAKVHEEAIRQLPKVEAGLQRLGNREAKLPLLVEVEAIKAAESSIEESFQQSVAGLESFKKESKACGKVGPAPLSSNDLTPASLHTKRDEGEDYCVMHTHRWEFAVHGVRSKEPREVWAVLSCQPLVALLDAIDCPTTRDPLTTSRNAFLFIRGVFYIDDRHRSHGDFADLSEVIRRNDPLQDASSFHALEHQGFARCPVRSAAETAFKDLNVKMGESCLLRHCGGCDHYFFLSHVRSLTGYPRTERHEFPHRVAKARDQARRCLLCRLFPATVVLYEDPLSPESPAFYCAVCFDLLHSGDTPEEAAQYQRREAKDFGEVYFKVS; encoded by the coding sequence ATGACCCTGCGGCGGATAGCAGACGAGGTGGCCAACATTCCCATCGCAGAACTGCGTACTGTAAACGAGGAGCCGCTGGCAAGCATGCCAGCTGACGCTATTCTCGAACCCGGCACGAAGGTTAGGCTGCCTGTCGTTTTGGACTATCCGGGCAGTCCCTACGGTATGGTGCTACACCTCGGTAgtgccgaggcgcagctgcaggactGTGAGGTGCTCCTCGACTCTCTCGTAAGCTCTTGGGAAGGCGAATACGGCTCTCACAGCTTGGAGTGCCTTCCTCCACGTAAGGTGTGCTCGCAGACGGAGGCGGTATTGGCCAAGGTGCACGAGGAGGCTATTCGGCAACTGCCCAAGGTTGAGGCGGGCCTTCAGCGGTTGGGGAACAGAGAGGCAAAGCTCCCGCTTCTGGTGGAAGTCGAGGCGATCAAAGCAGCGGAAAGTTCGATCGAGGAGTCATTCCAGCAATCCGTCGCGGGGCTCGAGAGTTTCAAGAAGGAAAGTAAAGCCTGTGGAAAAGTTGGACCGGCGCCACTGAGCTCTAATGACCTCACCCCGGCCTCCCTGCACACGAAGCGCGATGAGGGCGAGGACTACTGCgtcatgcacacgcaccggTGGGAGTTCGCGGTGCACGGAGTGCGCTCGAAGGAGCCCCGTGAGGTTTGGGCGGTGCTCTCCTGCCAACCGCTCGTGGCGCTGCTAGACGCGATCGACTGCCCGACAACACGTGACCCGCTTACCACCTCACGAAATGCCTTCCTCTTTATCCGTGGAGTCTTCTATATCGACGACCGCCATCGATCGCACGGAGACTTTGCCGACCTCAGCGAGGTAATCCGGAGGAACGACCCTTTGCAGGACGCGTCGAGCTTTCACGCTCTGGAACACCAGGGCTTTGCCCGGTGTCCAGTAAGGAGCGCTGCAGAGACCGCCTTCAAAGACCTCAACGTCAAGATGGGCGAGTCCTGCCTGCTGCGACACTGCGGGGGCTGCGACCACTACTTCTTCTTGTCGCATGTCCGAAGTCTAACCGGCTACCCACGCACGGAACGACACGAGTTCCCGCACCGTGTGGCCAAGGCACGAGACCAAGCAAGACGGTGTCTGCTCTGTCGACTGTTTCCCGCCACAGTCGTGCTCTACGAGGATCCACTCTCACCTGAGAGCCCGGCCTTTTATTGTGCGGTGTGCTTTGATCTCCTACACAGTGGTGACACACCAGAGGAGGCCGCTCAGTACCAGAGACGCGAGGCAAAGGACTTTGGCGAGGTTTACTTCAAGGTGTCGTAG
- a CDS encoding putative katanin, whose product MFSVSEHRLPCDALYSRIGASRSKPLVGFGGRDASIHIYPFMGYTRTAWLQGLTEPITALAFDPDQTSVVGGSDAGKLQMWDIDSEEVVRAFTRGHVSTVTGIDVFRSGQFFATVSTDRVLRIWDVRKSSGRQSYKDATAPLCAVQFSPNGRWVATGCARGTVRLYDLVAGQIIHKFELHSGAITSLHFHPDLYYLVVGSGDGTVSVWDLDSFETRFHSSSQHTPIDAVHFSGTRLLATSDHNLRIFDMSNLSDRTAVSLEAPWIMMSDVAYAGAMDEAWFVETAGSTAMKCKLSLRGIHRPGEEAPRAAAAPPASAPAPALPPERVPVAVLNRNSAILADAQKKPINGSRLSPMDSPAKATGNDGAERTLRGETSAPSATTLPRPALSTAGPSFPPTPAPLSSADESELEVLQQLSREHGTVSATLQGRLNTLRAVRTLWTQNQSEAMVHVRRFCEDGQEFGPLFDVLTVLQQPRMKEKMLTESIASVVDLVEIALKTDYEPLILLGLHTLRSIATKFRARVEEAQRRARASQSTGYNDPLGMNQHQHIAKKLHDCCPIVFVLAERCDNVGEEAKAVLPDMPPPPRTE is encoded by the coding sequence ATGTTCTCTGTATCGGAGCATCGGCTGCCATGCGATGCCCTGTACTCACGCATTGGCGCAAGTCGCTCCAAACCACTCGTGGGTTTCGGCGGCCGCGACGCTTCTATTCACATCTATCCGTTCATGGGATACACACGGACTGCCTGGCTGCAGGGCCTGACGGAGCCCATCACAGCCCTCGCCTTTGACCCGGACCAGACGTCCGTAGTGGGCGGAAGCGACGCCGGCAAGCTGCAAATGTGGGACATCGACTctgaggaggtggtgcgtgcCTTCACCCGTGGTCACGTCTCCACCGTGACCGGCATCGATGTTTTCCGTAGTGGGCAGTTCTTTGCCACCGTTTCAACAGATAGAGTACTGCGCATTTGGGATGTGCGAAAGTCGTCCGGTCGGCAATCCTACAAGGATGCCACCGCCCCATTGTGTGCCGTACAGTTCTCGCCAAATGGCAGGTGGGTGGCCACCGGGTGTGCACGCGGCACCGTGCGCCTCTACGATCTCGTTGCTGGACAGATTATCCACAAGTTCGAACTGCATTCCGGCGCCATCACGAGTCTCCACTTTCACCCGGACCTGTACTATTTAGTGGTGGGCAGTGGTGACGGCACGGTATCGGTGTGGGATCTGGACTCCTTTGAAACGCGGtttcacagcagcagccagcacACACCCATCGATGCCGTCCACTTCAGCGGcacgcgcctcctcgctACATCGGACCACAACCTGCGTATCTTCGATATGTCGAACCTTAGTGACCGCACGGCAGTCTCGCTGGAGGCACCGTGGATTATGATGAGTGACGTAGCTTACGCAGGCGCCATGGACGAGGCCTGGTTCGTGGAAACGGCCGGGTCCACGGCAATGAAGTGCAAGCTGTCCTTGCGTGGCATTCACCGTCCTGGAGAGGAGGCACcgcgcgcggcagcggcaccaccggcATCTGCGCCAGCACCTGCACTGCCCCCCGAGCGAGTcccggtggcggtgctgaacAGAAACAGTGCCATACTCGCGGACGCACAAAAGAAGCCCATAAATGGATCTCGGCTCAGTCCAATGGACTCGCCAGCGAAGGCCACAGGGAACGACGGGGCAGAAAGAACGCTGCGCGGGGAGACGTCGGCACCGTCAGCTACGACCCTTCCGCGTCCAGCACTGAGTACCGCTGGCCCATCGTTCCCACCGACGCCGGCCCCGTTGTCGAGTGCAGACGAATCAgagctggaggtgctgcagcagctcagtCGCGAGCACGGCACTGTCTCCGCCACACTGCAGGGGCGGCTCAACACGCTGCGCGCCGTGCGCACGCTCTGGACGCAGAACCAGTCCGAGGCAATGGTGCATGTGAGGCGCTTCTGTGAGGACGGGCAGGAGTTCGGCCCGCTCTTCGACGTTCTcaccgtgctgcagcagccccgTATGAAGGAGAAGATGCTTACCGAGTCCATCGCTAGTGTAGTAGACCTAGTCGAGATTGCTCTGAAGACAGACTACGAGCCGCTCATCTTGTTAGGGCTGCACACGCTTCGCAGCATTGCCACAAAGTTCCGCGCAAGGgtggaagaggcgcagcggcgggcgCGCGCTTCGCAGAGCACAGGCTACAATGATCCACTTGGCATGAATCAGCATCAGCACATAGCAAAAAAGCTACACGATTGCTGCCCAATCGTGTTTGTGTTAGCGGAGCGCTGTGACAACGTCGGAGAAGAAGCTAAGGCTGTCCTGCCAGAcatgccaccgccaccacgcactgagTAA
- a CDS encoding putative MCAK-like kinesin gives MPSIPLVTELGARADEFQHVLNMSKIPAHVEQKLRPAMDPDELFTYQDSRIFVRARPIIAHDMEDPNNRSIVQKVNENRDLVVMTPKISLSGECTIDPCVVSLDGVFVGARDDTQRVYTDSCAPLVSLSVNGASTCVLCYGQTGSGKTYTTTGIFRHVAADLSPAFGTHDIFLTVLEIQPLKNIDLLTGMDVQVMEDVSGELKLLGTEAFECSNAEMLLAAFEEAASQRTTRSTERNETSSRSHMIARISIVSKETKWAKPGELFIVDLAGSENTADSATHDKTRQAETKFINTSLMTLKDCIRSRALASSSTQHLHIPYRRSPLTLLLRDCFEIAVRRPTKTVMIACVSPLLRDSRHTINTLRYASMLAVTLPTTILAPDPNDPNNYTREQALDILVKVSQGNITDPEYILPEGDGRTLVHIPEAEFIRRIVESHPHIPEKRAKLIYTAIWKRVVDARTKGRKQMIDAKRHIKAPRCAT, from the coding sequence ATGCCCAGCATTCCGTTAGTGACCGAGCTCGGCGCGAGGGCGGATGAGTTTCAGCACGTTTTGAACATGTCGAAAATTCCAGCACATGTGGAGCAAAAACTACGTCCTGCCATGGATCCTGATGAGCTCTTCACTTATCAAGATTCGCGCATTTTCGTGCGTGCTCGCCCCATCATTGCACATGATATGGAGGATCCGAACAATCGGAGCATTGTGCAAAAAGTTAATGAAAACAGAGACCTTGTTGTGATGACGCCAAAAATATCGCTTTCTGGCGAGTGCACAATCGATCCCTGCGTTGTCAGCCTTGACGGTGTCTTTGTTGGGGCGCGCGATGATACACAACGAGTTTACACGGACTCATGCGCCCCGCtggtctccctctctgttaATGGCGCATCCACGTGCGTGCTATGTTATGGCCAGACTGGAAGCGGGAAAACATATACAACGACTGGTATTTTCCGCCATGTCGCCGCGGATCTCTCGCCTGCTTTTGGCACGCACGATATTTTCCTCACCGTTCTTGAAATTCAACCCCTCAAGAACATTGACCTGCTCACTGGTATGGACGTTCAAGTGATGGAGGATGTTTCAGGTGAGCTAAAGCTGCTCGGGACAGAGGCCTTTGAGTGCTCCAACGCTGAGATGCTTCTCGCCGCATTCGAGGAAGCCGCCTCGCAACGGACAACGCGGTCCACGGAGAGAAATGAAACGTCGTCGCGTTCTCACATGATTGCTCGCATCTCCATCGTTTCAAAGGAGACAAAGTGGGCGAAGCCCGGGGAATTATTCATTGTGGATCTTGCTGGTAGCGAAAACACTGCCGACAGCGCTACTCATGATAAGACTCGTCAAGCAGAAACCAAGTTTATCAACACATCCCTCATGACTCTGAAGGATTGCATTCGGTCCCGCGCTCTTGCGTCGTCGAGTACGCAGCACCTACATATACCGTACAGGCGCTCGCCACTTACGCTTCTGTTGCGCGACTGCTTCGAGATTGCCGTGCGTCGCCCGACGAAAACTGTTATGATCGCCTGTGTCTCGCCGCTTCTTCGAGACTCACGGCACACCATCAACACGCTGCGGTACGCATCAATGCTTGCCGTGACACTACCGACTACGATCCTGGCACCTGATCCAAATGATCCGAACAATTACACACGTGAGCAGGCCCTCGACATTCTTGTTAAAGTGTCACAAGGAAACATCACTGACCCGGAGTACATTTTGCCAGAGGGTGACGGGAGAACTCTAGTGCACATTCCAGAGGCGGAGTTTATACGCCGTATTGTGGAGAGTCATCCACATATCCCTGAAAAAAGGGCAAAGCTTATTTATACTGCCATATGGAAGCGTGTTGTCGACGCGCGCACCAAAGGTCGAAAGCAGATGATTGACGCAAAGCGGCATATTAAGGCTCCTCGCTGCGCTACGTAG
- a CDS encoding putative glycine cleavage system H protein: protein MRRAFAAVPVVAVACLRFYGTRHFTDSHEWVEQGEGEVTIGISSYAQENLGDVVYVSLPQVGDTVTAKDVVGEVESVKATSNVYSPVDGTVTAVNEKLKDEPSLVNQSPEEKGWLIKVKCSEIPKGLMDEAAYKKFLE, encoded by the coding sequence ATGCGGAGGGCTTTCGCTGCTGTACCCGTCGTTGCTGTGGCCTGTCTGCGCTTCTATGGCACCAGGCACTTTACCGACAGCCACGAGTGGGTGGAGCAGGGTGAGGGTGAGGTAACCATTGGTATCTCCTCCTACGCCCAGGAGAATCTTGGCGACGTGGtgtacgtctctctcccgcAGGTAGGCGACACTGTCACGGCGAAGGATGTGGTAGGCGAGGTGGAGAGCGTAAAGGCTACGAGCAACGTGTACTCCCCGGTCGACGGCACCGTCACGGCTGTGAACGAGAAGCTGAAAGATGAGCCGAGCCTCGTTAATCAGTCTCCGGAGGAGAAGGGTTGGCTGATCAAGGTGAAGTGCTCTGAGATTCCCAAGGGCCTCATGGATGAGGCGGCGTACAAAAAGTTCCTCGAGTAA
- a CDS encoding glyceraldehyde-3-phosphate dehydrogenase-like protein — protein sequence MSITIGINGFGPVGKSALFAALADPSFTVTAVVDASVCAAYIAYVIEQEYPRRNPAGTPIRVTDTRKDQIVLNDTQVIYVSAAQDPQLSLWKQYGARYVLECTGLYTTRSRSWGHVTGGAAGVFIAAASADINTVMASSALERLSASLPVCAAGTPIGAAVAPVLDALAKVMEVERVNYTALYGTQPQHPIGAKSEDSRDWRQARLQSYANCAMASSRDNGAETVCALLPHLAGHVSAGAFQVPVLQGCAIDLVVYTKEAMSADVVASAFAHSMVDSESTASVCIANRPMISVDCIGNSRVMLDVASSSSSTDGKVHRMVLWVDVECYYAAVLLSLVKQVHAIHTPPGP from the coding sequence ATGTCAATTACAATCGGCATCAACGGCTTCGGCCCTGTGGGGAAATCCGCCTTATTCGCGGCCCTCGCTGATCCATCCTTCACCGTCACGGCAGTCGTTGACGCCTCTGTGTGCGCGGCCTACATCGCATATGTGATTGAGCAGGAGTATCCGCGTCGAAACCCGGCGGGGACACCAATTCGAGTGACGGACACGAGGAAGGACCAGATTGTACTCAACGACACCCAGGTCATTTATGTGTCGGCAGCCCAGGATCCTCAGTTATCCCTGTGGAAGCAGTACGGCGCACGTTACGTGCTAGAGTGCACGGGCCTCTACACCACACGTAGCCGCAGCTGGGGTCACGTGACAGGTGGTGCGGCGGGCGTCTTCATCGCAGCAGCCAGTGCTGATATCAACACAGTCATGGCATCAAGTGCCTTGGAGAGACTCTCGGCGTctttgcctgtgtgcgccGCAGGAACGCCGATCGGGGCCGCTGTAGCTCCAGTGCTGGACGCGCTGGCGAAGGTGATGGAGGTTGAGCGTGTGAATTACACGGCCCTCTATGGTACTCAACCACAGCACCCCATCGGTGCCAAGTCGGAAGACTCGCGCGACTGGCGGCAAGCACGACTGCAGTCATATGCTAACTGTGCGATGGCTTCCAGTCGCGACAACGGCGCAGAAactgtgtgtgcgctcctGCCTCACCTGGCCGGTCACGTGAGTGCTGGCGCTTTCCAGGTTCCTGTGCTGCAAGGGTGTGCGATCGACCTAGTTGTCTACACGAAAGAGGCCATGTCAGCAGATGTGGTGGCGAGCGCCTTTGCGCACTCCATGGTAGACTCGGAGTCGACTGCGAGCGTGTGCATCGCCAACAGGCCCATGATCAGTGTTGACTGCATTGGCAACTCACGTGTCATGCTCGACGTTGCTTcgtcaagcagcagcaccgatgGCAAGGTGCATCGCATGGTATTGTGGGTGGATGTAGAGTGCTACtacgctgctgtgctgttGTCGCTGGTGAAGCAGGTACACGCCATTCACACACCACCGGGGCCGTAA